The Lycium ferocissimum isolate CSIRO_LF1 chromosome 10, AGI_CSIRO_Lferr_CH_V1, whole genome shotgun sequence genome window below encodes:
- the LOC132033127 gene encoding uncharacterized protein LOC132033127 isoform X1, translating into MNNIDEMNPNVSVGKRFKFPKKFFDECNGVDHASVPRKLRSAVKKRTCQSISPPLPNFKKMNHMSDGAETLRKYVNKSKLNLTHCGSSRCIKELEDPITKDEEEVAETLYALAGMIPDTETLSESKINCQLPEVKSLDLPEPETSVIASGVVREEQFPDLAVSAGEAAKSKSFGDASRCETSIKTEHPKISLRPVVASGYQANQQNTHKEKRNNGSLLWPGLSAVGSSCSDILGSSQQFPIANFPAWFGSTGSDPQAQNTEACLPTMKDSQVPIELRKSFKRCAAHVYISRLTEVLQTAVRADTISSHPSQSSSPDGLKQGTHIIQNSLTGKVNDMHGIVSTADKNPTEVRNAILLHKRLLQDQQQASTTSGFNSLVKQNVDFLSLSAGSYVMKGNNGANKHPAMHFLPPQNGYSSASFRCHPATATAQQLQVLLPPYLEGAATRPSLEATMVLPRQPSQQNELRNAHFTAQYKFGLSASQMQDWQNAHGQMPIFGPSQASSSSMEALSSKYAPALLNEQELMSISTSRANSRIRGQYYSFPSGLEGNGLYPNNVPPLQLLCNDRR; encoded by the exons ATGAACAACATTGATGAGATGAATCCCAATGTTTCTGTTGGGAAGAGGTTTAAGTTTCCCAAAAAG TTTTTTGATGAGTGTAATGGAGTTGATCATGCTTCTGTTCCTCGGAAACTTCGTTCAG CTGTCAAGAAGAGAACTTGCCAGTCCATCTCTCCGCCTTTGCCAAATTTCAAAAAGATGAATCACATGTCAGATGGAGCTGAAACATTAAGGAAATATGTCAACAAGTCCAAGCTTAATCTG ACTCATTGTGGCTCGAGTCGGTGTATAAAGGAGCTTGAGGACCCAATCAccaaagatgaagaagaagtggCTGAAACTTTGTATGCTTTGGCTGGTATGATCCCAGACACTGAAACCTTGAGTGAAAGCAAAATAAATTGTCAACTGCCGGAAGTGAAATCTTTGGACTTACCAGAACCAGAGACTTCTGTGATTGCAAGTGGAG TTGTAAGGGAAGAGCAGTTTCCAGATTTAGCTGTTTCTGCTGGAGAAGCTGCCAAATCAAAATCATTTGGGGATGCTTCCCGGTGTGAAACATCCATCAAAACAGAGCATCCCAAAATTTCACTGCGACCA GTTGTTGCTTCTGGATATCAAGCCAACCAACAAAACACGCACAAGGAGAAGAGGAATAATG GTTCATTGTTGTGGCCGGGCTTGTCTGCAGTAGGGTCGTCTTGTTCCGACATTCTTGGTTCTTCACAGCA GTTTCCGATTGCCAATTTTCCTGCTTGGTTTGGAAGCACTGGTTCTGATCCTCAAGCTCAAAACACAGAAGCGTGTCTCCCAACCATGAAG GATTCTCAAGTCCCAATTGAATTGAGGAAGTCATTTAAGAGGTGTGCTGCTCATGTTTATATAAGTCGGTTGACTGAAGTCTTGCAGACTGCAGTGAGAGCCGACACAATCTCATCGCATCCATCTCAGTCTTCATCTCCTGATGGATTGAAGCAAGGCACTCACATAATTCAGAACAGCTTAACTGGAAAGGTGAATGATATGCATGGGATTGTTTCTACTGCTGATAAGAATCCAACTGAAGTTAGAAATGCAATCCTTTTGCACAAAAGACTCCTCCAAGATCAGCAACAGGCTTCTACAACGTCCGGGTTCAATTCCTTAGTAAAGCAG AATGTAGATTTCCTGTCATTGTCAGCTGGAAGTTATGTGATGAAAGGCAATAATGGTGCTAATAAACATCCAGCCATGCATTTCTTGCCGCCCCAGAATGGTTATTCTTCTGCATCTTTCCGTTGCCATCCTGCAACGGCAACAGCTCAGCAG TTGCAGGTTCTGCTACCTCCATATCTTGAAGGTGCAGCAACTCGTCCTTCACTTGAAGCTACTATGGTCTTACCAAGACAACCTTCACAGCAGAATGAACTACGAAACGCTCATTTCACTGCTCAGTACAAGTTCGGACTCTCTGCCTCACAAATGCAAGACTGGCAAAATGCACACGGACAAATGCCTATTTTTGGACCTTCTCAAGCTTCTTCTTCCTCCATGGAAGCACTTTCTTCCAAGTATGCTCCAGCCTTGTTGAACGAACAGGAGCTTATGTCCATTTCTACGTCACGTGCAAATTCAAGAATCAGAGGACAATATTACAGTTTCCCTTCTGGCTTGGAGGGAAACGGACTATACCCCAATAATGTGCCTCCTTTGCAGCTTCTTTGCAATGATCGTCGTTGA
- the LOC132033127 gene encoding uncharacterized protein LOC132033127 isoform X3 translates to MNHMSDGAETLRKYVNKSKLNLTHCGSSRCIKELEDPITKDEEEVAETLYALAGMIPDTETLSESKINCQLPEVKSLDLPEPETSVIASGVVREEQFPDLAVSAGEAAKSKSFGDASRCETSIKTEHPKISLRPVVASGYQANQQNTHKEKRNNGSLLWPGLSAVGSSCSDILGSSQQFPIANFPAWFGSTGSDPQAQNTEACLPTMKDSQVPIELRKSFKRCAAHVYISRLTEVLQTAVRADTISSHPSQSSSPDGLKQGTHIIQNSLTGKVNDMHGIVSTADKNPTEVRNAILLHKRLLQDQQQASTTSGFNSLVKQNVDFLSLSAGSYVMKGNNGANKHPAMHFLPPQNGYSSASFRCHPATATAQQLQVLLPPYLEGAATRPSLEATMVLPRQPSQQNELRNAHFTAQYKFGLSASQMQDWQNAHGQMPIFGPSQASSSSMEALSSKYAPALLNEQELMSISTSRANSRIRGQYYSFPSGLEGNGLYPNNVPPLQLLCNDRR, encoded by the exons ATGAATCACATGTCAGATGGAGCTGAAACATTAAGGAAATATGTCAACAAGTCCAAGCTTAATCTG ACTCATTGTGGCTCGAGTCGGTGTATAAAGGAGCTTGAGGACCCAATCAccaaagatgaagaagaagtggCTGAAACTTTGTATGCTTTGGCTGGTATGATCCCAGACACTGAAACCTTGAGTGAAAGCAAAATAAATTGTCAACTGCCGGAAGTGAAATCTTTGGACTTACCAGAACCAGAGACTTCTGTGATTGCAAGTGGAG TTGTAAGGGAAGAGCAGTTTCCAGATTTAGCTGTTTCTGCTGGAGAAGCTGCCAAATCAAAATCATTTGGGGATGCTTCCCGGTGTGAAACATCCATCAAAACAGAGCATCCCAAAATTTCACTGCGACCA GTTGTTGCTTCTGGATATCAAGCCAACCAACAAAACACGCACAAGGAGAAGAGGAATAATG GTTCATTGTTGTGGCCGGGCTTGTCTGCAGTAGGGTCGTCTTGTTCCGACATTCTTGGTTCTTCACAGCA GTTTCCGATTGCCAATTTTCCTGCTTGGTTTGGAAGCACTGGTTCTGATCCTCAAGCTCAAAACACAGAAGCGTGTCTCCCAACCATGAAG GATTCTCAAGTCCCAATTGAATTGAGGAAGTCATTTAAGAGGTGTGCTGCTCATGTTTATATAAGTCGGTTGACTGAAGTCTTGCAGACTGCAGTGAGAGCCGACACAATCTCATCGCATCCATCTCAGTCTTCATCTCCTGATGGATTGAAGCAAGGCACTCACATAATTCAGAACAGCTTAACTGGAAAGGTGAATGATATGCATGGGATTGTTTCTACTGCTGATAAGAATCCAACTGAAGTTAGAAATGCAATCCTTTTGCACAAAAGACTCCTCCAAGATCAGCAACAGGCTTCTACAACGTCCGGGTTCAATTCCTTAGTAAAGCAG AATGTAGATTTCCTGTCATTGTCAGCTGGAAGTTATGTGATGAAAGGCAATAATGGTGCTAATAAACATCCAGCCATGCATTTCTTGCCGCCCCAGAATGGTTATTCTTCTGCATCTTTCCGTTGCCATCCTGCAACGGCAACAGCTCAGCAG TTGCAGGTTCTGCTACCTCCATATCTTGAAGGTGCAGCAACTCGTCCTTCACTTGAAGCTACTATGGTCTTACCAAGACAACCTTCACAGCAGAATGAACTACGAAACGCTCATTTCACTGCTCAGTACAAGTTCGGACTCTCTGCCTCACAAATGCAAGACTGGCAAAATGCACACGGACAAATGCCTATTTTTGGACCTTCTCAAGCTTCTTCTTCCTCCATGGAAGCACTTTCTTCCAAGTATGCTCCAGCCTTGTTGAACGAACAGGAGCTTATGTCCATTTCTACGTCACGTGCAAATTCAAGAATCAGAGGACAATATTACAGTTTCCCTTCTGGCTTGGAGGGAAACGGACTATACCCCAATAATGTGCCTCCTTTGCAGCTTCTTTGCAATGATCGTCGTTGA
- the LOC132033127 gene encoding uncharacterized protein LOC132033127 isoform X2 produces MNNIDEMNPNVSVGKRFKFPKKFFDECNGVDHASVPRKLRSAVKKRTCQSISPPLPNFKKMNHMSDGAETLRKYVNKSKLNLTHCGSSRCIKELEDPITKDEEEVAETLYALAGMIPDTETLSESKINCQLPEVKSLDLPEPETSVIASGVVREEQFPDLAVSAGEAAKSKSFGDASRCETSIKTEHPKISLRPVVASGYQANQQNTHKEKRNNGSLLWPGLSAVGSSCSDILGSSQQFPIANFPAWFGSTGSDPQAQNTEACLPTMKDSQVPIELRKSFKRCAAHVYISRLTEVLQTAVRADTISSHPSQSSSPDGLKQGTHIIQNSLTGKVNDMHGIVSTADKNPTEVRNAILLHKRLLQDQQQASTTSGFNSLVKQNVDFLSLSAGSYVMKGNNGANKHPAMHFLPPQNGYSSASFRCHPATATAQQVLLPPYLEGAATRPSLEATMVLPRQPSQQNELRNAHFTAQYKFGLSASQMQDWQNAHGQMPIFGPSQASSSSMEALSSKYAPALLNEQELMSISTSRANSRIRGQYYSFPSGLEGNGLYPNNVPPLQLLCNDRR; encoded by the exons ATGAACAACATTGATGAGATGAATCCCAATGTTTCTGTTGGGAAGAGGTTTAAGTTTCCCAAAAAG TTTTTTGATGAGTGTAATGGAGTTGATCATGCTTCTGTTCCTCGGAAACTTCGTTCAG CTGTCAAGAAGAGAACTTGCCAGTCCATCTCTCCGCCTTTGCCAAATTTCAAAAAGATGAATCACATGTCAGATGGAGCTGAAACATTAAGGAAATATGTCAACAAGTCCAAGCTTAATCTG ACTCATTGTGGCTCGAGTCGGTGTATAAAGGAGCTTGAGGACCCAATCAccaaagatgaagaagaagtggCTGAAACTTTGTATGCTTTGGCTGGTATGATCCCAGACACTGAAACCTTGAGTGAAAGCAAAATAAATTGTCAACTGCCGGAAGTGAAATCTTTGGACTTACCAGAACCAGAGACTTCTGTGATTGCAAGTGGAG TTGTAAGGGAAGAGCAGTTTCCAGATTTAGCTGTTTCTGCTGGAGAAGCTGCCAAATCAAAATCATTTGGGGATGCTTCCCGGTGTGAAACATCCATCAAAACAGAGCATCCCAAAATTTCACTGCGACCA GTTGTTGCTTCTGGATATCAAGCCAACCAACAAAACACGCACAAGGAGAAGAGGAATAATG GTTCATTGTTGTGGCCGGGCTTGTCTGCAGTAGGGTCGTCTTGTTCCGACATTCTTGGTTCTTCACAGCA GTTTCCGATTGCCAATTTTCCTGCTTGGTTTGGAAGCACTGGTTCTGATCCTCAAGCTCAAAACACAGAAGCGTGTCTCCCAACCATGAAG GATTCTCAAGTCCCAATTGAATTGAGGAAGTCATTTAAGAGGTGTGCTGCTCATGTTTATATAAGTCGGTTGACTGAAGTCTTGCAGACTGCAGTGAGAGCCGACACAATCTCATCGCATCCATCTCAGTCTTCATCTCCTGATGGATTGAAGCAAGGCACTCACATAATTCAGAACAGCTTAACTGGAAAGGTGAATGATATGCATGGGATTGTTTCTACTGCTGATAAGAATCCAACTGAAGTTAGAAATGCAATCCTTTTGCACAAAAGACTCCTCCAAGATCAGCAACAGGCTTCTACAACGTCCGGGTTCAATTCCTTAGTAAAGCAG AATGTAGATTTCCTGTCATTGTCAGCTGGAAGTTATGTGATGAAAGGCAATAATGGTGCTAATAAACATCCAGCCATGCATTTCTTGCCGCCCCAGAATGGTTATTCTTCTGCATCTTTCCGTTGCCATCCTGCAACGGCAACAGCTCAGCAG GTTCTGCTACCTCCATATCTTGAAGGTGCAGCAACTCGTCCTTCACTTGAAGCTACTATGGTCTTACCAAGACAACCTTCACAGCAGAATGAACTACGAAACGCTCATTTCACTGCTCAGTACAAGTTCGGACTCTCTGCCTCACAAATGCAAGACTGGCAAAATGCACACGGACAAATGCCTATTTTTGGACCTTCTCAAGCTTCTTCTTCCTCCATGGAAGCACTTTCTTCCAAGTATGCTCCAGCCTTGTTGAACGAACAGGAGCTTATGTCCATTTCTACGTCACGTGCAAATTCAAGAATCAGAGGACAATATTACAGTTTCCCTTCTGGCTTGGAGGGAAACGGACTATACCCCAATAATGTGCCTCCTTTGCAGCTTCTTTGCAATGATCGTCGTTGA